In Lolium rigidum isolate FL_2022 chromosome 3, APGP_CSIRO_Lrig_0.1, whole genome shotgun sequence, the genomic window ATATAATACTAGTCTGCATTGTGATACAGCCAAGCCAATGTTCCCTGTTTTGCAAATCTAGTCTTGGTTTGCAGTTTGCAAATGGATTACCAATGGAGCAACCTTAGGGATTTCCTTCAAACAAATGTACAAGAGGTGCGTGAAAGATCATACAGCAACTATAACCTAATATTTTACACGCAAAAAGAGATAGAGGACATTACCAATGGATATTCTACCGTATTGGGAGAAGGGGGATTTGGTATGGTTTACAAAGGAATATTAGATGATCAGCGTCCAGTTGCAGTAAAAAGGTTCAAAAATGAAACCAAGAAGGAAGATTTTGCCAAGGAGGTGACTGTGCATTCTCAGATAAACCACAAGAATGTTGTCAGACTGTTAGGTTGCTGCACGGAGGATAATGCTCTTATGATTGTTATGGAATTTATCTGTAATGGAAACCTCTACAACATGCTTCACGGCAGCAATGAGGCCGGTCTTGTCCCTTTCCCTTTGGAAAAACGTCTGGACATTGCGGTTGAGTCAGCTGAAGCACTATCCTGCATGCATTCAATGTATAGTCCTGTCCTTCATGGTGACATCAAACCGGCTAATATATTGTTGGACGAGAACTGCTTGCCCAAGATATCTGATTTTGGAATAGCAAGATTGCTTTCTACTGGTGATGCCCAGCATACAGAAACTGTCATAGGTCCCATAGGTTACATGGATCCTTTATACATAAATAGTGGGAAATTAACTCCAAAGAGTGATGTGTATagctttggagttgttttgctAGAAATAATTACGAGAAAAAAGGCGGTCGACGGGAACACTATCCTTACTCAAAGTTTCAATGAGGCCTTTGGAAAAGGGAAGAAGGTGAGACACTTGTTTGATGAGAAAATTTCGTCTGGAAAAAAGAACACTAAGCTGCTTGAAGACGTTGCAAAGCTAGCAATTGAGTGCTTGAGATGGAATGACAACCTGCGCCCACAAATGATAGAAGTGGGTGATAGACTAAGGATGATTAGAAAAGCTCTGCACAAGCTCAGGGGCAGACATAGTGCTGGGTTTTCAGGTAATAAGGGAAAGTTCTTTAGGGTTGCCTAATCTCCTAGTACAGTAGCTTTTTATGGCTATtctttgctcagttcgaaaaatgGGTATTCTTTGTCTTCATTTAGCTATGTGCACCTGCACTCAAATGTTCTATGCACTTAGGTTCTGTTTTTCTTACAAAAAAGAAATAGTTGAATTTAACCAACACAATACCTGTTCACAATTTTTCATTGGAGGGTATGTGGTTTTGCTTTGTTTAAACCATAAGAATTTTGGTAAGTTGGTTTGCAATTCAGTAAAAAATACTCATTAAAACGTAGGAAGCAGTAAACAGTAGCACCACTAAATCAAAAGTGTCTTGAGTACCTTACCATATCCAAATATTAGTTTTTTGAATGGTTTTAAGATTTTCTCTTAGCAGGCAGCAACTATGTCGACCCCTCCAGCAAAACTCCGCCAACTTCGCCCATTATTACACTGGACAAACTGAAGAGCGTAAGCAAGAACTTGATGCCTCCTGATGTGCTAGGATGTGTCCCATACACTACTTTTTTCCTTGGAACCACAGGTGGCAACAGATGTGTGATAAAGAAGCTCGATGCCTCACTTTTTGAGGAATTCCAGGACCAGGTCCCCCTCTGCGCCTAGTATTTTTCAAATTTTCTTCTATTTATTTAGTCTAGCAAGGATTGATTTCATTTTAGTTCCACTTCCTTTGCAGGTTCCGATCATTTCAAAATTGAAGCACGAGAATGTTGTCCACCTTTTTGGGCACTTTGTTGAAGGGAACGTTCATGTTCTTGCATATGAGTATGCAACAATGGGCTCCTTGCATGGTATTCTTCATTATGTGTTTTTTTATGTAACCATCCCATTCATTAAGATCAGGAAAGCAAAAGAAAAGTGCTCATAGGTTTCAACATCTAGACAGACACACCATTTTTCGAGAATGGAAGATTTATTAATAAAATCCACTGTTACATCACGGTCTCTGCATGGCTAGGTTGCACACGACCACAATCGGCTTCACAACTAAAAACACAGATCATACCTTTAGTTGGTTATTATAATAAGGGGATGCATGTGACCTTTCCCTCCAACGGTGGGAGTTAACATTCACTCTGTTCTAGGCGGAGAGACTTGTAAACAATCTTTCCatggttcaaaattttaaaattaatCATCTCTAGAACCGTTAATCCTATTGACAATCCCTCTTCACTgctcagttcgtattgacgagggATTCAAAACAAGATCCCATCTTAATATGTTTTGACGAAACTTTTTCTCGACGTCAGTTTACCAGGCTATAGTATTGTAGCTACCAGGTATCTAGTAAATTTCACCACTCAAATTGTACATAGTTACCAGATAACTTTTACATTTTTTTTGTCATAGCAATTATCTACATGGAGTGGGTATTTTATCCAGTCTAAACACATAAA contains:
- the LOC124697342 gene encoding putative wall-associated receptor kinase-like 16, with amino-acid sequence MDYQWSNLRDFLQTNVQEVRERSYSNYNLIFYTQKEIEDITNGYSTVLGEGGFGMVYKGILDDQRPVAVKRFKNETKKEDFAKEVTVHSQINHKNVVRLLGCCTEDNALMIVMEFICNGNLYNMLHGSNEAGLVPFPLEKRLDIAVESAEALSCMHSMYSPVLHGDIKPANILLDENCLPKISDFGIARLLSTGDAQHTETVIGPIGYMDPLYINSGKLTPKSDVYSFGVVLLEIITRKKAVDGNTILTQSFNEAFGKGKKVRHLFDEKISSGKKNTKLLEDVAKLAIECLRWNDNLRPQMIEVGDRLRMIRKALHKLRGRHSAGFSGSNYVDPSSKTPPTSPIITLDKLKSVSKNLMPPDVLGCVPYTTFFLGTTGGNRCVIKKLDASLFEEFQDQVPIISKLKHENVVHLFGHFVEGNVHVLAYEYATMGSLHDGIRRRALSWKQRVKIVLTAAKGLEFLHEKAEPPIIHK